The Pseudomonas kermanshahensis genome includes a window with the following:
- a CDS encoding LysR substrate-binding domain-containing protein — MSQYQSLDADVLRTFVAIAEQGGFTRAGEVVNRTQSAVSMQMKRLEEDILQRQLFEREGRQVRLTAEGQVLLGYARRILKLHGEVFNTLRMPHMVGVVRIGTPDDYAMRFLPTILSSFAQAYPLVQVEVHCDSSKQLMLRQDLDLTIVTREPGNEVGQLLRQERLVWAAAEGFCPQEQRPMPVALFNTDCFCRAWTCNALEAQGIDYRIAYTSPSLAAIFAIVTAGLAVTAQLQSLIGGNIRILGESDGLPQLPVANVMLVRSTQHPSPITDCMADYIVEGFK, encoded by the coding sequence ATGTCCCAGTATCAAAGCCTTGACGCCGACGTGTTGCGCACCTTCGTCGCCATTGCCGAGCAAGGCGGTTTCACCCGCGCCGGCGAGGTGGTCAACCGCACCCAGTCGGCGGTCAGCATGCAAATGAAACGCCTGGAGGAAGACATCCTGCAGCGCCAGCTGTTCGAGCGCGAGGGCCGCCAGGTACGCCTCACCGCTGAAGGGCAGGTACTGCTTGGCTATGCCCGGCGCATCCTCAAGCTGCACGGCGAAGTGTTCAATACCTTGCGCATGCCGCACATGGTCGGAGTGGTACGCATCGGCACACCCGACGATTACGCCATGCGCTTTCTGCCGACCATCCTGTCGAGTTTTGCCCAGGCTTACCCGCTGGTGCAGGTGGAGGTGCATTGCGATTCGTCAAAGCAATTGATGCTGCGTCAGGACCTGGACCTGACCATCGTCACCCGCGAACCGGGCAACGAAGTCGGCCAACTGTTGCGCCAGGAACGATTGGTGTGGGCTGCCGCCGAAGGGTTTTGCCCGCAGGAGCAACGGCCCATGCCGGTGGCGCTGTTCAACACCGACTGTTTTTGCCGCGCCTGGACCTGCAATGCGCTAGAAGCGCAAGGCATCGACTACCGCATTGCCTACACCAGCCCAAGCCTGGCGGCGATCTTTGCCATCGTCACTGCCGGGTTGGCGGTGACGGCACAGTTGCAGAGCCTGATCGGCGGCAACATACGGATTTTGGGCGAGAGCGACGGGCTGCCGCAGTTGCCGGTGGCCAATGTGATGCTGGTGCGCAGCACGCAGCACCCGTCCCCGATCACCGATTGCATGGCCGATTACATCGTCGAAGGGTTCAAATAG
- a CDS encoding DUF1127 domain-containing protein: MKGHVSSIQQPAFSLNHLWHAALQRPARWWELYRQRQELASLSDATLHDLGLSRADIQQEAERHFWDDPLRK; this comes from the coding sequence ATGAAAGGTCATGTCAGCAGCATCCAGCAACCTGCCTTTTCCCTGAACCACCTGTGGCACGCAGCCCTGCAGCGGCCGGCGCGTTGGTGGGAGCTGTACCGTCAGCGCCAGGAACTGGCCAGCCTCAGCGATGCGACATTGCACGACCTGGGCTTGAGCCGGGCGGATATCCAGCAAGAGGCCGAGCGGCACTTCTGGGATGATCCGCTGCGCAAATAG
- a CDS encoding class II 3-deoxy-7-phosphoheptulonate synthase, translated as MNAPWSPDSWRALPIQQQPTYPDAAHLLKVEQTLASYPPLVFAGEARELRRQFAEVTEGRAFLLQGGDCAESFAEFSAAKIRDTFKVLLQMAIVMTFAAGCPVVKVGRMAGQFAKPRSAGDETIGNVTLPAYRGDIVNGIGFDEKSRVPDPDRLLQAYHQATASLNLLRAFAQGGFADLHQVHKWNLDFIANSALADKYHQLANRIDETLAFMRACGLDSAPQLRETSFFTAHEALLLNYEEAFVRQDSLTGDYYDCSAHMLWIGDRTRQLDGAHVEFLRGVHNPIGVKVGPSMNPEELIRLIDTLNPSNDPGRLNLIVRMGANKVGDHLPGLIRTVEREGRKVLWSSDPMHGNTIKASSGYKTRDFAQILDEVKQFFQVHQAEGSHAGGIHIEMTGQNVTECIGGARPITEDGLSDRYHTHCDPRMNADQSLELAFLIAETLKQVRR; from the coding sequence ATGAACGCACCGTGGAGCCCTGACAGCTGGCGTGCCCTGCCTATCCAGCAGCAACCGACCTACCCCGACGCCGCGCACCTGCTCAAGGTCGAACAGACCTTGGCCAGCTACCCGCCGCTGGTGTTCGCGGGCGAGGCCCGCGAGCTGCGCCGGCAGTTCGCCGAGGTCACCGAAGGCCGCGCGTTCCTGTTGCAGGGCGGCGACTGCGCCGAGAGCTTTGCCGAATTTTCCGCCGCGAAGATCCGCGACACGTTCAAGGTGCTGCTGCAGATGGCCATCGTCATGACCTTTGCTGCCGGCTGCCCGGTGGTCAAGGTCGGGCGCATGGCCGGGCAATTTGCCAAGCCGCGCTCTGCGGGCGACGAGACCATCGGCAACGTCACCCTGCCCGCCTACCGTGGCGATATCGTCAACGGCATCGGCTTTGATGAAAAAAGCCGTGTCCCCGACCCGGACCGCCTGCTGCAGGCCTACCACCAGGCCACCGCCAGCCTCAACCTGTTGCGCGCCTTTGCCCAGGGTGGCTTTGCCGACCTGCACCAGGTGCACAAGTGGAACCTGGACTTCATCGCCAACTCGGCGTTGGCCGACAAGTACCATCAACTGGCCAACCGTATCGACGAGACCCTGGCCTTCATGCGCGCCTGCGGGCTGGACAGCGCGCCGCAACTGCGCGAGACCAGCTTCTTCACCGCCCACGAAGCGCTGCTGCTCAACTATGAAGAAGCTTTCGTGCGCCAGGACAGCCTGACCGGCGACTACTACGATTGCTCGGCGCACATGCTGTGGATCGGCGACCGCACGCGCCAGCTCGACGGCGCCCATGTCGAGTTCCTGCGCGGCGTGCACAACCCGATCGGGGTCAAGGTCGGCCCCAGCATGAACCCCGAAGAACTGATCCGCCTGATCGACACCCTCAACCCGAGCAACGACCCCGGCCGGCTCAACCTGATCGTGCGCATGGGCGCCAACAAGGTCGGCGACCACCTGCCAGGGTTGATCCGCACTGTCGAGCGCGAGGGGCGCAAGGTGCTGTGGAGCTCCGACCCGATGCACGGCAACACCATCAAGGCCAGCAGTGGCTACAAGACCCGTGACTTTGCGCAGATCCTCGATGAGGTGAAGCAGTTCTTCCAGGTGCACCAGGCCGAAGGCAGCCATGCGGGCGGGATCCACATCGAGATGACCGGGCAGAACGTCACCGAATGCATCGGCGGCGCCCGCCCGATCACCGAAGACGGCCTGTCGGACCGTTACCACACCCACTGCGACCCACGCATGAATGCCGATCAGTCGCTGGAACTGGCGTTTCTGATTGCCGAAACCCTCAAGCAGGTGCGCCGCTAA
- a CDS encoding spermidine synthase translates to MTAEREERLLARVEDAFGVISVYEVDDYRFLEFGDAIEQSCVFTADPSWLEYDYTRAMLVGALCHAQPESALFLGLGAGTLTQACMKFLPLDDIEAIELRPDVPRLAMEYLGLDDDPRLYVRVGDAIELLPSAEKADLVFVDLYTDFGPGVGHLAWGFLDNCQKQLNPGGWLVINQWASDDGRPLGAALLRGLYHRHYWELPVKEGNVILLVPADLEQTLDMQGLRARAEALAPQLGYTLDGLIKEIRPAT, encoded by the coding sequence ATGACGGCGGAACGGGAAGAGCGGCTACTGGCACGGGTCGAAGATGCCTTTGGCGTCATCAGCGTGTACGAGGTGGACGACTACCGTTTTCTCGAATTCGGCGACGCGATCGAGCAGAGCTGCGTGTTCACCGCCGACCCCAGCTGGCTGGAATATGACTACACCCGCGCCATGCTGGTCGGCGCCTTGTGCCACGCGCAGCCCGAGAGTGCGCTGTTTCTGGGCCTGGGCGCCGGCACGCTGACCCAGGCCTGCATGAAGTTTCTGCCGCTGGACGATATCGAAGCCATCGAGCTGCGCCCAGACGTGCCGCGCCTGGCCATGGAATACCTGGGCCTGGATGATGACCCGCGCCTGTATGTGCGGGTGGGCGATGCCATCGAGCTGCTGCCCAGCGCAGAAAAGGCCGACCTGGTCTTCGTCGACCTGTACACCGACTTTGGCCCGGGTGTCGGGCATCTGGCCTGGGGTTTTCTGGACAACTGCCAGAAACAGCTCAACCCTGGGGGGTGGCTGGTGATCAACCAGTGGGCCAGCGATGACGGCAGGCCGCTGGGCGCGGCGCTGCTGCGCGGCTTGTACCACCGGCATTATTGGGAGTTGCCGGTGAAGGAGGGCAACGTGATCCTCTTGGTGCCGGCGGACCTTGAGCAAACGCTGGACATGCAAGGGCTGCGGGCGCGTGCCGAGGCGCTGGCGCCGCAGTTGGGGTATACCCTTGACGGGCTGATCAAAGAAATTCGGCCTGCGACCTGA
- a CDS encoding DEAD/DEAH box helicase, translating into MTQETGGFAALDLNPNIVAAVLATGYEEPSAIQHQSIPIILAGHDMIGQAQTGTGKTAAFALPILNKIDVSKREPQALILAPTRELALQVATAFETYAKQMPGVNVVAVYGGAPMGPQLRAIRNGAQIVVATPGRLCDHLRRDEKVLSTVQYLVLDEADEMLKLGFMDDLEVIFDAIPASRQTVLFSATLPSSIRSIAERHLREPKHVKIQSKTQTVTAIDQAHLMVHADQKIPAVLRLLEVEEFDALIAFVRTKQATLDLAAALEAKGYKAAALNGDIAQNQRERVIDSLKDGRLDIVVATDVAARGLDVPRITHVFNVDMPYDPESYVHRIGRTGRAGREGRALLLVTPRERRMLQVIERVTGQKVAEARLPNAQAVLDARIKKLTSSLAPLVAESEASHGDLLDRLTTDLGCSPRALASALLRKATNGQALDLAAVEREQPLVPGVGAPRERTGERAERGERSDRGDRERRAPMPLAEGRVRCRTALGARDGIAAKNLLGAILNEGGLARDAIGRIQVRDSFSLVELPEDGLERLLSKLKDTRVAGKQLKLRRYRED; encoded by the coding sequence ATGACCCAGGAAACCGGCGGATTCGCCGCTCTCGATCTCAATCCGAATATTGTTGCTGCTGTACTGGCTACCGGCTATGAAGAGCCGTCCGCCATTCAGCATCAGTCGATCCCGATCATCCTCGCCGGTCACGACATGATCGGCCAGGCGCAGACTGGCACCGGCAAGACCGCTGCCTTCGCCCTGCCGATCCTCAACAAGATCGACGTGAGCAAGCGCGAACCGCAAGCCCTGATCCTGGCGCCAACCCGTGAGTTGGCGCTGCAAGTTGCTACCGCTTTCGAAACCTACGCCAAGCAGATGCCGGGCGTTAACGTGGTCGCTGTTTACGGTGGTGCCCCGATGGGCCCACAGCTGCGTGCCATCCGTAACGGCGCGCAAATCGTCGTCGCTACCCCAGGCCGTCTGTGCGACCACCTGCGTCGTGACGAAAAAGTCCTGTCGACCGTACAGTACCTGGTACTGGACGAAGCCGACGAAATGCTCAAGCTGGGCTTCATGGATGACCTCGAAGTGATCTTCGACGCAATCCCAGCTAGCCGTCAGACCGTCCTGTTCTCCGCAACCCTGCCGTCGTCGATCCGCTCGATCGCCGAACGTCACCTGCGTGAACCCAAGCACGTCAAGATCCAGAGCAAGACCCAGACCGTTACCGCGATCGACCAGGCTCACCTGATGGTCCATGCCGACCAGAAGATCCCGGCTGTTCTGCGTCTGCTGGAAGTTGAAGAGTTCGACGCGCTGATCGCCTTCGTGCGTACCAAGCAAGCCACCCTGGACCTGGCCGCCGCGCTGGAAGCCAAGGGCTACAAGGCTGCTGCGCTGAACGGCGACATCGCCCAGAACCAGCGTGAGCGCGTCATCGACTCGCTCAAGGATGGCCGCCTGGACATCGTCGTCGCCACCGACGTCGCTGCCCGTGGTCTGGACGTACCGCGCATCACGCACGTGTTCAACGTCGACATGCCGTACGACCCAGAGTCCTACGTTCACCGTATCGGCCGTACCGGCCGTGCCGGTCGCGAAGGCCGTGCACTGCTGCTGGTCACCCCGCGTGAGCGCCGCATGCTGCAAGTGATCGAGCGTGTTACCGGGCAGAAAGTTGCCGAAGCACGCCTGCCCAATGCCCAGGCCGTTCTGGATGCTCGCATCAAGAAACTGACCTCGAGCCTGGCGCCGCTGGTGGCCGAATCGGAAGCCAGCCATGGCGACCTGCTCGACCGCCTGACCACCGACCTGGGTTGCAGCCCGCGTGCCCTGGCTTCGGCCTTGCTGCGCAAAGCCACCAATGGTCAGGCGCTGGACCTGGCTGCCGTAGAGCGCGAGCAGCCGCTGGTACCGGGCGTTGGTGCACCGCGTGAGCGTACCGGTGAGCGTGCCGAGCGTGGCGAGCGCAGTGACCGTGGTGACCGTGAGCGTCGTGCGCCAATGCCGCTGGCTGAAGGCCGCGTGCGTTGCCGTACTGCCCTGGGTGCCCGTGACGGCATCGCTGCCAAGAACCTGTTGGGTGCGATCCTCAACGAAGGCGGCCTGGCCCGTGACGCTATCGGCCGTATCCAGGTACGCGACAGCTTCAGCCTGGTTGAGCTGCCGGAAGATGGCCTGGAGCGTCTGCTGTCCAAGCTCAAGGACACCCGCGTGGCTGGCAAGCAGCTGAAGCTGCGTCGCTACCGCGAAGATTGA
- a CDS encoding DODA-type extradiol aromatic ring-opening family dioxygenase — translation MLPSLFISHGSPMLALQPGASGPALAGLANALPQPKAIVVVSAHWESRELLVTGSQQPETWHDFHGFPQALYAVQYPAPGAPALAEQVCALLGAAGLPARTDAHRPFDHGAWVPLSLMYPGANIPVLQVSLPSQLGPALQLKVGQALAGLRAQGVLLVGSGSITHNLGELDWHAGPDVIEPWALAFRDWVVARLQEDDRDALVGYRQAAPFAVRNHPSDEHLLPLFFALGAGGTFGIVHQGFTLGALGMDIYRFD, via the coding sequence ATGCTGCCCAGCCTGTTCATTTCCCATGGTTCCCCCATGCTTGCCCTGCAGCCGGGCGCCAGCGGGCCGGCCCTGGCCGGGTTGGCCAATGCCCTGCCGCAACCCAAGGCGATCGTAGTGGTGTCGGCGCACTGGGAAAGCCGTGAGCTGCTGGTGACCGGCAGCCAGCAGCCCGAGACCTGGCACGACTTCCACGGCTTCCCCCAGGCGCTGTATGCCGTGCAGTACCCAGCACCGGGTGCCCCTGCGCTGGCTGAGCAGGTGTGCGCATTGCTGGGCGCTGCCGGCTTGCCGGCGCGCACCGATGCGCACCGGCCGTTCGACCATGGCGCCTGGGTGCCGTTATCGCTGATGTACCCGGGCGCCAACATCCCGGTGCTCCAGGTGTCGCTACCCAGTCAGCTAGGGCCTGCCTTGCAGCTCAAGGTTGGCCAGGCACTGGCAGGGTTGCGCGCGCAGGGGGTACTGCTGGTGGGCTCGGGAAGCATTACCCATAACCTAGGCGAACTGGACTGGCACGCCGGGCCGGATGTGATAGAGCCTTGGGCGCTGGCGTTTCGGGATTGGGTGGTGGCGCGGCTGCAGGAGGATGACCGGGATGCGCTGGTGGGTTACCGGCAAGCGGCACCGTTTGCGGTGCGTAACCATCCCAGTGATGAGCATTTGCTACCGCTGTTTTTTGCCCTCGGGGCTGGGGGCACGTTCGGCATCGTCCACCAGGGGTTCACCTTGGGGGCACTGGGGATGGATATCTACAGGTTCGACTGA
- a CDS encoding thiopurine S-methyltransferase, whose amino-acid sequence MEPAFWHKRWADNQIGFHQAQVNPYLQAHWPVLALPAGSRVLVPLCGKSLDLAWLAGQGHRVLGVELSRRAVEGFFQEHGLEAEVSQKGAFEVWRSAEVELWCGDFFALRAEDVADCAGFYDRAALIALPPEMRLRYMRLLADVLPAGCQGLLVTLDYDQALLAGPPFSVADDEVRHGFAGRQVEPLAVLEIIEQSPKFAQAGATSLLERVYRIGL is encoded by the coding sequence ATGGAGCCAGCGTTCTGGCACAAACGATGGGCCGACAACCAGATCGGCTTCCATCAAGCGCAGGTCAACCCCTACCTGCAAGCGCACTGGCCAGTGCTGGCGCTGCCGGCTGGCAGCCGTGTGCTGGTGCCGTTGTGTGGCAAGAGCCTGGACCTGGCCTGGCTGGCAGGGCAGGGGCATCGGGTGCTGGGGGTGGAGCTGTCGCGGCGGGCAGTGGAGGGCTTTTTCCAAGAGCACGGGCTTGAGGCTGAAGTCTCGCAGAAGGGCGCGTTCGAGGTTTGGAGAAGCGCCGAGGTGGAGCTGTGGTGCGGGGACTTCTTTGCCTTGCGGGCCGAGGATGTGGCCGATTGCGCGGGTTTCTATGACCGTGCGGCGTTGATTGCTTTACCGCCCGAGATGCGCCTGCGCTACATGCGGCTGTTGGCTGACGTGCTGCCAGCGGGGTGCCAAGGGCTGTTGGTGACGCTGGATTATGACCAGGCGCTGTTGGCTGGCCCGCCGTTTTCGGTCGCCGATGATGAGGTGCGGCACGGCTTTGCCGGTCGGCAGGTGGAGCCGCTGGCGGTGCTGGAAATCATTGAGCAGAGCCCGAAGTTCGCCCAGGCCGGTGCTACCAGCCTGCTCGAGCGGGTGTATCGCATAGGCCTCTGA
- the htpX gene encoding protease HtpX → MMRILLFVATNLAVVLVASITLSLFGFNGFMAANGVDLNLSSLLVFCAVFGFAGSLVSLFISKWMAKMSTGTQIISQPRTRHEQWLLQTVEELSREAGIKMPEVGIFPAYEANAFATGWNRNDALVAVSQGLLERFSPDEVRAVLAHEIGHVANGDMVTLALVQGVVNTFVMFFARIIGNFVDKVIFKNEEGQGIAYYVATIVAELILGILASMIVMWFSRRREYRADEAGAQLAGTAAMIGALQRLRVEQGLPVHMPDTMKAFGINGGLKHGLAGLLMSHPPLEDRIEALRRRG, encoded by the coding sequence ATGATGCGCATTCTGTTGTTTGTAGCCACCAACCTCGCGGTGGTGCTGGTTGCAAGCATTACCCTGAGCCTGTTCGGTTTCAACGGGTTCATGGCCGCCAACGGGGTCGACCTCAACCTCAGCAGCCTGCTGGTGTTCTGCGCCGTGTTCGGCTTTGCCGGCTCCCTTGTCTCGCTGTTCATCTCCAAGTGGATGGCGAAGATGAGCACCGGCACCCAGATCATCTCCCAGCCGCGCACCCGCCACGAACAGTGGCTGTTGCAAACGGTCGAGGAGCTGTCGCGCGAGGCCGGCATCAAGATGCCCGAAGTGGGTATCTTCCCGGCCTACGAGGCCAACGCCTTCGCCACCGGCTGGAACCGCAACGATGCCCTGGTAGCGGTGTCCCAAGGCCTGCTGGAGCGTTTCTCGCCCGATGAAGTGCGTGCGGTGCTGGCCCACGAGATCGGCCACGTGGCCAACGGTGACATGGTCACCCTGGCGCTGGTGCAGGGCGTGGTGAACACCTTCGTGATGTTCTTTGCCCGCATCATCGGCAACTTCGTCGACAAGGTCATCTTCAAGAACGAAGAAGGCCAGGGTATTGCTTACTACGTCGCGACCATCGTTGCCGAGCTGATCCTGGGCATCCTGGCCAGCATGATCGTCATGTGGTTCTCGCGCCGCCGCGAGTACCGTGCCGACGAAGCCGGCGCACAACTGGCCGGCACGGCCGCGATGATCGGCGCCCTGCAGCGCCTGCGTGTGGAGCAAGGCCTGCCAGTCCATATGCCGGACACCATGAAGGCCTTCGGCATCAATGGCGGCCTCAAGCACGGCCTGGCCGGGCTGCTGATGAGCCACCCGCCGCTGGAAGACCGTATCGAGGCGCTGCGCCGTCGCGGTTGA
- a CDS encoding pyridoxal phosphate-dependent aminotransferase, giving the protein MQFSKSNKLANVCYDIRGPVLKHAKRLEEEGHRILKLNIGNPAPFGFEAPDEILQDVIRNLPTAQGYSDSKGLFSARKAVMQYCQQKEIEGVTIEDIYLGNGVSELIVMSMQALLNNGDEVLIPAPDYPLWTAAVSLAGGKPVHYLCDEQADWFPDLEDIKAKITPNTKALVIINPNNPTGAVYSKELLLGMLELARQHNLVVFSDEIYDKILYDEAVHISTASLAPDLLCLTFNGLSKSYRVAGFRSGWLIISGPKHHAQSYIEGIDMLANMRLCANVPAQHAIQTALGGYQSINDLVLPQGRLLEQRNRTYELLNDIPGVSCVKPMGALYAFPRIDPKVCPILNDEKFALDLLLSEKLLIVQGTAFNWPWPDHFRVVTLPRVDDLEAAIGRIGNFLRTYSQ; this is encoded by the coding sequence ATGCAGTTCAGCAAATCGAACAAGCTCGCCAATGTCTGCTACGACATTCGCGGCCCAGTGCTCAAGCACGCCAAACGCCTGGAGGAGGAAGGCCACCGCATCCTCAAGCTGAACATCGGCAACCCGGCGCCGTTTGGCTTCGAGGCGCCGGACGAAATCCTCCAGGATGTGATCCGCAACCTGCCCACCGCGCAGGGCTACAGCGACTCCAAAGGGCTGTTCAGCGCGCGCAAGGCGGTGATGCAGTACTGCCAGCAGAAGGAAATCGAAGGCGTCACCATCGAGGACATCTACCTCGGTAACGGCGTGTCCGAGCTGATCGTCATGTCGATGCAGGCGCTGCTCAACAACGGCGACGAAGTGCTGATCCCGGCCCCCGACTACCCACTGTGGACCGCCGCAGTGAGCCTGGCTGGCGGCAAGCCGGTGCACTACCTGTGCGACGAACAGGCCGACTGGTTCCCTGACCTTGAAGACATCAAGGCCAAGATCACCCCGAACACCAAGGCCCTGGTGATCATCAACCCGAACAACCCGACCGGCGCGGTGTACTCCAAGGAGCTGTTGCTGGGCATGCTGGAGCTGGCGCGCCAGCACAACCTGGTGGTGTTCTCCGACGAGATCTACGACAAGATCCTCTACGACGAAGCCGTGCACATCAGCACCGCCTCGCTGGCCCCCGACCTGCTGTGCCTGACCTTCAACGGCCTGTCCAAGTCGTACCGGGTGGCGGGTTTCCGTTCCGGCTGGCTGATCATCTCGGGGCCCAAGCACCACGCCCAGAGCTACATCGAAGGCATCGACATGCTGGCCAACATGCGCCTGTGCGCCAACGTGCCGGCCCAGCATGCCATCCAGACCGCCCTGGGCGGCTACCAGAGCATCAACGACCTGGTGCTGCCACAAGGCCGCCTGCTGGAGCAGCGCAACCGCACCTACGAGTTGCTCAACGACATCCCGGGCGTGAGCTGCGTGAAGCCGATGGGCGCGCTGTATGCGTTCCCGCGGATCGACCCGAAGGTCTGCCCGATCCTCAATGACGAGAAGTTCGCGCTAGACCTGCTGCTGTCGGAAAAACTGCTGATCGTGCAAGGTACAGCGTTCAACTGGCCATGGCCGGACCACTTCCGCGTGGTGACCTTGCCGCGGGTGGACGACCTGGAAGCGGCGATCGGGCGGATCGGGAATTTCCTGCGGACTTATTCGCAGTAA
- the msrB gene encoding peptide-methionine (R)-S-oxide reductase MsrB: MQKIEKTLEQWRSMLDPEQYQVCRLKGTERPFSGKYNSERRDGIYHCICCSLPLFDAQTKFDSGCGWPSFYAPIEDSAMIEIRDTSHGMIRTEVTCARCDAHLGHVFPDGPPPTGLRYCINSVCIDLRPRD; this comes from the coding sequence ATGCAAAAGATCGAGAAGACACTTGAACAATGGCGGTCGATGCTCGACCCCGAGCAGTACCAGGTGTGCCGCCTCAAAGGCACCGAGCGGCCGTTCAGCGGCAAGTACAACAGCGAGCGCCGTGATGGTATCTACCATTGCATCTGCTGCAGCCTGCCGCTGTTCGATGCGCAGACCAAGTTCGATTCCGGCTGCGGCTGGCCGAGCTTCTACGCGCCGATCGAAGACAGCGCGATGATCGAGATTCGCGACACCTCCCACGGCATGATCCGCACCGAAGTCACCTGCGCCCGCTGCGATGCGCACCTGGGCCACGTGTTCCCTGACGGGCCACCCCCGACCGGCCTGCGCTATTGCATCAACTCGGTGTGCATCGACCTTCGACCACGTGACTGA
- a CDS encoding glutathione peroxidase: MAGSMLDIPCVTLGGEHKKLGDFPGKVLLVVNTASQCGFTPQYKGLEQLWQAYRERGLVVLGFPCNQFGKQEPGEARDIAQFCERNFGVSFPLFRKVEVNGPGAHPLFVELKQRAPGLLGSQKIKWNFTKFLVDPASGQVTRYAPTTKPQALEADIERLLSR, encoded by the coding sequence ATGGCTGGATCGATGCTGGACATCCCCTGCGTGACGCTGGGTGGCGAGCACAAGAAGCTCGGTGACTTCCCAGGCAAAGTCCTGTTGGTGGTCAATACCGCCAGCCAGTGCGGCTTTACCCCGCAATACAAAGGCCTGGAGCAGCTGTGGCAGGCCTACCGCGAGCGCGGCCTGGTGGTGCTGGGCTTCCCCTGCAACCAGTTTGGCAAGCAAGAGCCGGGCGAAGCGCGGGACATCGCGCAGTTTTGCGAGCGCAATTTTGGCGTGAGCTTCCCGCTGTTTCGCAAGGTCGAGGTCAACGGGCCGGGTGCTCACCCGCTGTTCGTCGAGCTCAAGCAGCGCGCCCCCGGCTTGCTGGGTAGCCAGAAGATCAAGTGGAACTTCACCAAGTTCCTGGTCGACCCGGCCAGCGGCCAGGTCACGCGCTACGCGCCGACCACCAAGCCGCAGGCACTGGAAGCAGACATCGAGCGCCTGCTCAGCCGCTGA